The DNA sequence GCGCGCCCCGGGTGCGAGCCCGCCGTGGGGCCGGCGTGGGAGACGGTCGCCGGACAGCTCAGCGCGTTGCCCGGCAGCCTCCGGCACGAGCTGCTGCGCGACGCCCTGGACCCGTACGGCTTCGTCGTGGTCACCGAGTGGGCCGACGAGGCGGCGCTGCGCGCGTACCGGGACGGGCCGGTGGCGGCGCGCCTGGCCGAGCTGCTCCGGCCGCTGACCGAGGCGGGCGGCCCGCCCGACTATCCGACGATGACCGAGGACACCGACGGTGACGGGCCGGTCTACGTCGACGTGGAGCTGGTCGTCCCGTGCGCCCGCCTCGCCGAGTTCCACCGGGGCTACCCCGAGGTGGTGCGTCGGATGGCGGCCGTGCCGGGCTACCGGCGTGAACGGCTGCTCCGCGAACCCGGGTCGGACGTGCACCACATCTTCGCCGAATGGGACGACGCGGCCGGGTTCCTCGACTGGATCGCCGACCCGGCGCACGCCTCGACGCAGGCCGGGCCGATCGCGCCGTTCCTTCTCGACATCCGACGCCGTCTCTTCCACGTCGTGCCCGACGTGGACGACCGGCGACACCACACCACGGACACGGAGGCCGACGTGCAGAGGACAACGGACGTACTGGTCGTCGGCGCGGGCCCCACCGGGCTCACCGCCGCCGTCGAGCTGGCCCGACGCGGCGTCGACTGCCGGGTGATCGACCGGCTGGCGACCCCGCCCGACCAGGCCGACAAGGCGATCGGCGTGCACTGCCGCACCATGGAGATCTGGGAGGAGCAGGGCGTCGTCCGGGAGGCGATGGACGCCGGCATCTGGCTCACCGGCAACACGGTCTTCGTCAACGGCGTCCAGACGCACCGGATGAGCTGGGAGCTGCCCGGCCTGCCGTACGCCCACCTCGGCCTGCCGCAGTACGAGACCGAACGGATCCTCACCGAGCGGCTGGCCACGCTCGGGGTGCGCCCCCGGCGCGGCGCCGAACTGGTCGACTTCACCCAGGACACCGACGGCGTGACCGCCACCGTCCGCACCGCCGACGGCGGCACCGAGACCGTCCGCGCGGCGTACCTGGTCGGTTGCGACGGCGCGCACAGCCGGGTCCGGGAGCGGCTCGGCCTCACCTTCACCGGCGGGCTCGGCCGCTTCCCGCAACTGTTCATGCTCGTCGACGTGGACGTGGACTGGGACATGCCGGACGGGCACCTGCTGCGGTTCCTGCACACCACCGACGGACAGATGGACGGGATGCTGGTCTGTGTCCCGCTGCGCGGCGAGCGCCGGTACCGGATCGCCACCCTCGCCCCGCCCCGGTTCTTCGCGCAGACCGGTGGGCAGGACGCCCCGCCCGGCTTCAGCGAGGAACTCGCCTCGCCGACGCTCGACGACGTGCAGGCCGCCCTCGACCGGCTCGCCCCGCCCGGCACCCGGGCGACGAACCTGCGCTGGTCGTCGGTGTTCCGGATCAGTCACGGCATCGTCGACCGCTACCGGCACGGTCGGGTCTTCGTCGCCGGCGACGCCGCCCACCTGCACCCACCGGCCGGCGGCCAGGGCATGAACACCGGCATCCAGGACGCCTGGAACCTGGCCTGGAAGCTGGCCCTGGCGGTCCGCGGGCACGCCGCCCCCGGACTGCTGGACAGCTACGAGGCCGAGCGGCGGCCCGAGGGCGAGGAGATCGTCGGCCGCGCGGTGCGGATGGCGGGCACCGAGGAGCTGGACCGCGCCGACCTGGAACGGCAGTTCCTCCAGGAGATGTCCCTGCTGCTCAGCTACGCCGGCAGCCCGCTGGTCGGGGAGACCGTCGCCGACCCGGCCGCGCTCGGCGACGCACCCCGCCCCGGTGACCGCGCGCCGGACGTCGAGGGACTGCGGCGGCGCGGCGTCGGCCACCCGCTGCGGTTGCGGGACCTGACCCGGGGCACCGGGCACACGCTGCTGCTCTACGCCGATGCCACGGCCACCGCGGCGGAGCTGGCCGGC is a window from the Micromonospora sp. DSM 45708 genome containing:
- a CDS encoding FAD-dependent monooxygenase translates to MLFRRARPGCEPAVGPAWETVAGQLSALPGSLRHELLRDALDPYGFVVVTEWADEAALRAYRDGPVAARLAELLRPLTEAGGPPDYPTMTEDTDGDGPVYVDVELVVPCARLAEFHRGYPEVVRRMAAVPGYRRERLLREPGSDVHHIFAEWDDAAGFLDWIADPAHASTQAGPIAPFLLDIRRRLFHVVPDVDDRRHHTTDTEADVQRTTDVLVVGAGPTGLTAAVELARRGVDCRVIDRLATPPDQADKAIGVHCRTMEIWEEQGVVREAMDAGIWLTGNTVFVNGVQTHRMSWELPGLPYAHLGLPQYETERILTERLATLGVRPRRGAELVDFTQDTDGVTATVRTADGGTETVRAAYLVGCDGAHSRVRERLGLTFTGGLGRFPQLFMLVDVDVDWDMPDGHLLRFLHTTDGQMDGMLVCVPLRGERRYRIATLAPPRFFAQTGGQDAPPGFSEELASPTLDDVQAALDRLAPPGTRATNLRWSSVFRISHGIVDRYRHGRVFVAGDAAHLHPPAGGQGMNTGIQDAWNLAWKLALAVRGHAAPGLLDSYEAERRPEGEEIVGRAVRMAGTEELDRADLERQFLQEMSLLLSYAGSPLVGETVADPAALGDAPRPGDRAPDVEGLRRRGVGHPLRLRDLTRGTGHTLLLYADATATAAELAGFADLCADARRQAGGELDAYLLLDPDVAEPHLADPPVLRDADRRFRAGYGLAGTGLYLIRPDGHVGFRGAPVDPDALRKHLGLVFGGLR